The Rhodospirillales bacterium genome includes the window ACGCGCGGGTCGTAAAGCCCAAGACCTCGACGGATACGCCGCAGCGCTCCAGCGTCCGGGCCAGAATATCGGCGCACATTGCGGCAATCGCGATCGGTCGTCCGCGCATGGATCCGGAATTGTCGATCAACAGCGTCACCACCGTATCGCGGAACTCCATGCTTTTTTCCTGCTTGAACACCAGCGGCACCGTCGGGTTGGCAATTACCCGCGCCAGTCGCGCCGTATCCAGAACCCCTTCGTCCATGTCGAATTGCCAGCTATGCTGCTGACGGCTCATCAGTTTACGCTGAAGCCGATTGGCCAGCCGCGTAATCATGGCGGTCAGGTGTGAAAGCTTGCGGTCGAGCAGGGCGCGCAGCCGGTCGAGTTCTTCCGGCTCTGCCAGATTTTCGGCCCGGACAATTTCATCGTATTTCGTGGTGTAGATCGTATAACGTCCGTGCAGGCCGGGAATAAACCGGTCGCCATCGGGCATACTGTCCGGCGGCGCGGTGTCCATGGTTTGCTCGGCGGCTTCGCCTTCCATGGCTGTATCGGCATCCATCTCTTCTTCACCCAGATCGGCCGTGTCGTCAGACGGGCTGGAGTCGTCGGCCGCGTCCTGGGCCTGCGAACCGCCGCTGGAGTCGCTGGTCGTATCGTCTTGGTCTTCGTCCTGCGGTTCGGCTTCCCCGTCGCCATCCTCGGCGTCCTGTTCGGACGGCGATTCCGAATCAAGGGAATCGCCATCGCTCACAATAGAAAGCTGTTTCAATATCTGGCGCGACATATGGGCAAAAGCCGCCTGATCGGACAGGCATTCCCGCAAATCATCCAGCCGCGCCGCGCCGAGCTGCTCGGCCAGCCACGGTTGCCAGAGCGCCACAGTTTTTTCCGCCGGGGCGGGGGCATCCTCACCCGTCAGGGATAGGCGTGCCAGCAGATATAAAGCCTCGGCAGTATTTAAATCCTCGCGGGAAGATAATCCCTCGTAAGCCGCGCTTTTTTCTTCAAGCTCCGCATGAAGATTTTTTGCTATCCCCTTCATTTCATTGTAGCCAAGCGCTTCACATCGGGCGCGCTCAAGGGCGTTGAAACATTCCTGCGCCGTCAAATCCATCGGGCGGTTGCGCTGGTGCAGGGCCGGGTCGTGGTGCCGCAAATGCACAGCGCGCGCATCGGCCCGTCCGCGGGATTCAAGCGTCGCCGCATCGGGCTGCTCGTCTTTCTTGCGTCCGATCGCCCTCAGCGCCGCGGCAATCGCCGTCGTCTTGGTGTGGTCTTTTTCGCCGGTATCCATAGGCATATTTAAACACAGAGCGCCCGCCGATCACAGAAGGAAATAAGAAGTAGGGGGACAGTTAAAAAATCATATTGCAAATGATTATCATTTTAATTATTAGTTGAGAATGGTTTTCATTAAGAGGGTGAAAAGAGAATGGAAAAGACACCTGTAGATGCAGTGCTGGCATGGCAAAATCGGCGGTCATCCAGCCGTGCTAAATGGGGCGCTATGGGG containing:
- a CDS encoding cobaltochelatase subunit CobT — its product is MPMDTGEKDHTKTTAIAAALRAIGRKKDEQPDAATLESRGRADARAVHLRHHDPALHQRNRPMDLTAQECFNALERARCEALGYNEMKGIAKNLHAELEEKSAAYEGLSSREDLNTAEALYLLARLSLTGEDAPAPAEKTVALWQPWLAEQLGAARLDDLRECLSDQAAFAHMSRQILKQLSIVSDGDSLDSESPSEQDAEDGDGEAEPQDEDQDDTTSDSSGGSQAQDAADDSSPSDDTADLGEEEMDADTAMEGEAAEQTMDTAPPDSMPDGDRFIPGLHGRYTIYTTKYDEIVRAENLAEPEELDRLRALLDRKLSHLTAMITRLANRLQRKLMSRQQHSWQFDMDEGVLDTARLARVIANPTVPLVFKQEKSMEFRDTVVTLLIDNSGSMRGRPIAIAAMCADILARTLERCGVSVEVLGFTTRAWKGGKARELWITNGRPPEPGRLNDLRHIIYKSAKTPYRRARRNIGLMLKEGLLKENIDGEALSWAHNRISARPEQRKILMVISDGAPVDDSTLSVNPANILDLDLKNVIQWIEKSETIELMAIGIGHDVTRYYSHAVTIEDASTLAETLTNELIGLFDD